The following proteins are co-located in the Phyllostomus discolor isolate MPI-MPIP mPhyDis1 chromosome 1, mPhyDis1.pri.v3, whole genome shotgun sequence genome:
- the EIF3J gene encoding eukaryotic translation initiation factor 3 subunit J, whose product MAAAAAAAGDSDSWDADTFSVEDPVRKMGGVGTAGGDRWEGEDEDEDVKDNWDDDDDEKKEEAEVKPEVKTSEKKKITEKIKEKERQQKKRQEEIKKRLEEPEETKVLTPEEQLADKLRLKKLQEESDLELAKETFGVTTNTIYGIDAMNPSSRDDFTEFGKLLKDKITQYEKSLYYASFLEALVRDVCISLEIDDLKKITNSLTVLCSEKQKQEKQSKAKKKKKGVVPGGGLKATMKDDLADYGGYDGGYVQDYEDFM is encoded by the exons atggcggcggcagcggcggcggcgggggacTCCGACTCCTGGG ACGCGGACACGTTCTCCGTGGAAGACCCGGTGCGGAAGATGGGGGGTGTCGGCACCGCGGGCGGGGACCGCTGGGAAGGCGAGGACGAGGACGAGGACGTCAAG GATAAttgggatgatgatgatgatgaaaaaaaagaggaagcagaAGTAAAACCAG aagtaaaaacttcagaaaagaaaaaaataacagagaagataaaagagaaagaacggcaacagaagaaaaggcaagaagaaattaaaaagcgG TTAGAAGAACCTGAAGAAACTAAAGTGCTAACACCAGAAGAACAATTAGCAGATAAACTGAGGCTAAAGAAATTACAGGAAGAGTCAGACCTTGAATTAGCAAAAGAAACTTTTG GTGTTACTACTAATACAATTTATGGAATAGATGCTATGAACCCATCTTCAAGAGATGACTTCACAGAGTTTGGAAAGTtactaaaagataaaattacacAATATGAAAAGTCACTATATTATGCCAGTTTTTTGGAAGCCTTAGTTCGAGATGTATGTATTTCAT tggaaattGATGACTTGAAAAAGATTACCAATTCATTGACTGTGCTTTGTAGTGAGAAACAGAAGCAAGAAAAG caaagcaaagccaaaaagaagaagaaaggtgtGGTTCCTGGAGGGGGATTAAAGGCCACTATGAAAGACGATCTGGCAGATTATGGTGGTTATGATGGAGGATATGTACAAGACTATGAAGATTTCATGTGA